A window of the Gloeothece verrucosa PCC 7822 genome harbors these coding sequences:
- a CDS encoding ABC transporter ATP-binding protein: MLQLIKTIKIINPLIQLYPWGIPLIIILGIFASLAEGIGISLLIPFLYLLSGNYSKINNVFFKNVEQYLINFKPEQKILLLILCILVAILIKVILSYLYTLLCYWLQDYTLHQLRIAVFEKLITVSQSFWDINKSGELLNLITQETFSASQALTYLIWLIINLCMLVIFSLFLLFISWKLTLLVILVFGLISGLIRTLTLKIKALAREFQQANRYLSNLTLETFTGIKTIRVFGRENYEQNRYFQASKQCRDKSIKLRIQSVVIEPFTEGLSVATLVFIMLIAFYAQISLPILITFIFMLYRLQPQVQKLNYNLTQVIALSPYVKSVFSLLERDKKPYIVSGNIDFKNLKKGMTFKAVNFSYPTQNKLALENISLFIAQGKMTALVGYSGSGKSTIINLIFRFYDVTSGEIYIDDYPLKQLNLAVWRSHISLVSQDVHIFSATVKENIAYGCPEATEEEIIGAAKQAHAHEFICELSEGYNTFVGDRGIKLSGGQRQRISIARAILCNPEILILDEATNALDTISEKLIQEAISLLSQNRTVIVIAHRLSTIEKADQILVMDGGRLVEQGSFRDLLNNNSLFTKLYQLQYGNVER, translated from the coding sequence ATGCTACAATTAATTAAAACCATTAAAATTATAAATCCCTTAATACAGCTTTATCCTTGGGGAATTCCATTAATTATAATTTTAGGAATTTTCGCTTCTCTAGCTGAGGGTATAGGAATTAGTTTACTTATTCCTTTTTTGTATTTATTATCCGGGAATTATTCAAAAATAAATAACGTCTTTTTTAAAAATGTTGAGCAATACTTAATTAATTTTAAACCAGAACAAAAAATCTTATTATTAATATTATGTATTTTAGTAGCAATTTTAATTAAAGTTATTTTATCCTATCTTTATACGCTACTTTGTTACTGGTTGCAAGATTATACTCTTCATCAGTTACGTATAGCAGTATTTGAAAAATTAATAACGGTCAGTCAGAGCTTTTGGGATATCAATAAAAGTGGTGAACTTTTAAACTTAATTACTCAAGAAACTTTCTCTGCAAGCCAAGCATTAACTTATTTAATTTGGCTAATTATAAATTTATGTATGTTGGTTATTTTTAGTTTATTTCTATTATTTATATCGTGGAAATTAACTTTATTAGTGATATTGGTATTTGGGTTAATTTCTGGATTAATTCGTACTCTGACCCTCAAAATAAAAGCGTTGGCACGAGAATTCCAACAAGCCAATCGTTACTTAAGTAACTTAACCTTAGAAACCTTTACTGGAATTAAAACTATACGAGTATTTGGAAGAGAGAACTACGAACAAAACCGTTATTTTCAAGCTTCTAAACAATGCCGAGATAAGTCTATAAAACTACGTATCCAATCTGTAGTGATTGAACCTTTTACTGAAGGATTATCGGTAGCGACACTGGTATTTATAATGCTAATTGCCTTCTATGCTCAGATTAGTTTACCTATACTTATCACTTTTATTTTTATGCTTTATCGCTTACAACCGCAAGTGCAAAAATTAAATTATAACTTAACTCAAGTCATTGCTTTAAGTCCTTATGTTAAATCCGTATTTTCCTTACTTGAACGAGATAAAAAACCTTATATAGTATCAGGAAATATTGATTTTAAAAACTTAAAAAAAGGCATGACTTTTAAAGCTGTTAATTTTTCTTATCCTACTCAAAATAAATTAGCTCTAGAAAACATTTCTCTATTTATAGCTCAAGGTAAAATGACGGCTTTAGTTGGCTATTCAGGTTCAGGTAAATCAACTATAATTAATTTAATTTTTCGCTTTTATGATGTGACATCAGGAGAAATTTATATCGATGATTATCCGCTCAAACAACTTAATTTAGCTGTATGGCGCAGTCATATTTCTCTAGTGAGTCAAGATGTGCATATTTTTAGCGCTACAGTTAAAGAAAATATTGCTTATGGTTGTCCAGAGGCAACCGAAGAAGAAATTATAGGAGCAGCTAAACAAGCTCATGCTCATGAATTTATCTGTGAACTTTCTGAAGGATATAATACATTTGTAGGAGATAGAGGCATCAAACTTTCTGGAGGACAAAGACAACGTATTTCAATTGCTCGTGCAATTTTGTGTAATCCTGAAATTTTAATTTTGGATGAAGCAACAAATGCTCTTGATACTATTTCAGAAAAATTAATTCAAGAAGCAATTAGTCTTCTCAGTCAAAATCGAACTGTGATTGTCATCGCTCATCGTTTATCAACAATTGAAAAAGCAGATCAAATTCTTGTAATGGATGGAGGCAGGCTTGTAGAACAGGGTAGTTTTCGAGATTTATTGAACAATAATTCTTTATTTACTAAGCTTTATCAGTTACAATACGGTAATGTAGAACGTTAG
- a CDS encoding reverse transcriptase N-terminal domain-containing protein, with protein MNWKIVEKTVWKLQTRIYSASRQGNIERIRQLQKTLLNSYYAKLLAVPRVTQKNQGKRTGGVDGVKSLTPNERLELAGRLKLTGMCQPTRRVWIDKPGKTEKRPLLIPTRTYAVTLLVGSVPQTHPAIA; from the coding sequence ATCAATTGGAAAATTGTTGAAAAAACTGTTTGGAAGCTTCAAACGAGAATATACAGTGCATCACGTCAAGGCAATATCGAGCGAATTCGCCAACTCCAGAAAACACTCCTTAACTCGTACTACGCCAAGCTGTTAGCGGTACCTCGGGTGACACAAAAGAATCAGGGAAAACGGACGGGTGGGGTCGATGGAGTCAAATCCTTAACCCCAAACGAACGACTAGAACTGGCAGGGCGTTTAAAACTTACAGGTATGTGCCAACCCACTCGAAGGGTATGGATAGATAAACCTGGAAAGACTGAAAAACGCCCACTATTAATCCCAACTAGGACTTACGCAGTAACTCTACTTGTAGGAAGTGTCCCACAGACGCATCCAGCCATAGCATAG
- a CDS encoding beta strand repeat-containing protein codes for MSEPNFSSPVTNPFGLSNVGSLAAPTFADLDGDGDLDAFVGNDYGDIRYYENTGSSSSPSFAAPLTNPFGLSYLIASAAPTFADIDGDGDLDAFVGNYEGNTLYYENIGSSSSPSFADFSFNPFGLSNVTSYASPTFADIDGDGDLDAFVGNYYGDTHYYQNIGSSTSPSFAAPLTNPFGLSYRGSYASPTLADVDGDGDFDVFVGNNQGEILYYQNTGSSSSPSFTASVTNPFGLSNVGTSATPTFADLDGDGDLDAFVGNLDGDILYFENAPVIANQPPVAVDDSAITNEDTALTGNVLSNDSDPDAADTLTIVAVNGVSGSVGTQITLTSGALLTLNADGSYSYDPNAQFESLNTGETAQDSFIYTVSDGTATQTATVTVTVEGVTDNTAAPPNFLSPLTNPFGFSDVGYVASPTFADIDGDGDLDVFVGNNYGDTFYYENTGSSSSPSFAAPVTNPFGLDNVGYSASPTFADLDGDGDLDAFVGNFKGDTFYYENTGTGSKSSPNFVAPLINPFGLSDVGNVASPTFADLDGDGDLDAFVGNGYGDTFYYENTGSSSSPSFAAPLSNPFGLSDVGYFASLTFADLDGDGDLDAFVGNRDGDTFYYENTGSKSSPSFAAPLTNPFGLDNVGNAASPTLADLDGDGDLDAFVGNYNGDILYFENAPVIANQPPVAVDDSATTNEDTAVSIGVLSNDTDVDGNPLSIDSFTQGNSGTVTLNDNGTPGDTTDDLLVYTPNANFNGTDSFSYTISDGNGGTSTATVNVTVNPVNDAPVAVNNSATTNEDAAVSIGVLSNDTDVDGNPLSIDSFTQGNSGTVTLNDNGTPGDTTDDLLVYTPNANFNGTDSFTYRISDGNGGTSTATVNVTVNPVNDAPVAVNNSATTNEDTAVSIGVLSNDTDVDGNPLSIDSFTQGNSGTVTLNNNGTPGNTTDDLLVYTPNANFNGTDSFTYRISDGNGGTSTATVNVTVNPVNDAPVAVNNSATTNEDTAVSIGVLSNDTDVEGNPLSIDSFTQGNSGTVTLNNNGTPGDTTDDLLVYTPNANFNGTDSFSYTISDGNGGTSTATVNVTVNPVNDAPVAVNNSATTNEDAAVSIGVLSNDTDVEGNPLSIDSFTQGNSGSVTLNNNGTPGNTTDDLLVYTPNANFNGTDSFTYRISDGNGGTSTATVNVTVNPVNDAPVAVNNSATTNEDTAVSIGVLSNDTDVEGDPLSIDSFTQGNSGTVTLNNNGTPGDTTDDLLVYTPNANFNGTDSFSYTISDGNGGTSTATVNVTVNPVNDAPVAVNNSATTNEDTAVSISVLSNDTDVDGNPLSIDSFTQGNSGTVTLNNNGTPGDTTDDLLVYTPNANFNGTDSFTYRISDGNGGTSTATVNVTVNPVNDAPVAVNDSTTTNQNTPVTISVTSLLANDSDVDSSTLSITEVNSLVGGTATLNDNGTPANTSDDFIVFDPANSFTGNGTFSYTLSDGSLSSTATVTVNVIPVTGLNLNGGNEDDTITGGAGDDYINGSNGKDLLYGLAGNDTLMGGNGTDTLYGGAGNDLLSGDDNDSTGSGKDILYGGVGNDTLNGGNGADDLTGGQGNDLLIGGNGADNFIFSIGDGTDTITDFQDGIDKIGLSGGLSFGQLTITASGSNTLVKFGSETLASLTGINSSLITSADFVVI; via the coding sequence ATGAGTGAGCCTAATTTTTCATCACCCGTTACCAACCCCTTCGGACTCTCCAATGTGGGATCTCTTGCCGCCCCCACCTTCGCTGATCTTGATGGAGATGGAGACCTCGATGCTTTTGTGGGGAATGATTATGGCGATATCCGGTACTATGAGAACACAGGTTCTAGCAGTAGTCCTAGCTTTGCTGCCCCCCTTACCAACCCCTTCGGACTCTCCTATCTGATAGCCTCTGCCGCCCCCACCTTCGCTGATATTGATGGAGATGGAGACCTCGATGCTTTTGTGGGGAATTATGAGGGCAATACCCTGTACTATGAGAACATAGGTTCTAGCAGTAGCCCTAGCTTTGCTGACTTCTCTTTCAACCCCTTCGGACTCTCCAATGTGACATCGTATGCCTCCCCCACCTTCGCTGATATTGATGGAGATGGAGACCTAGATGCTTTTGTGGGAAATTATTATGGCGATACCCACTACTATCAGAACATAGGTTCTAGCACTAGCCCTAGCTTTGCTGCCCCCCTTACCAACCCTTTTGGACTCTCCTATAGGGGATCTTATGCCTCCCCCACCCTAGCTGATGTTGATGGAGATGGAGACTTCGATGTTTTTGTGGGGAATAATCAGGGCGAGATCCTGTACTATCAGAACACAGGTTCTAGCAGTAGCCCTAGCTTTACTGCCTCCGTGACCAACCCCTTCGGACTCTCCAATGTGGGAACTTCTGCAACACCCACCTTCGCTGATCTTGATGGAGATGGAGACCTCGATGCTTTTGTGGGGAATCTTGATGGCGATATCCTGTACTTCGAGAATGCTCCTGTTATTGCTAACCAACCCCCTGTAGCGGTTGATGACAGTGCTATTACTAATGAAGATACGGCGCTTACGGGTAACGTTTTAAGTAACGACAGCGATCCCGATGCCGCCGACACCTTGACAATCGTCGCTGTTAATGGTGTTTCGGGCAGTGTTGGGACTCAAATTACCCTGACCTCGGGTGCCCTCTTAACCCTCAACGCTGACGGGTCTTATAGTTACGACCCCAACGCTCAATTTGAATCCCTCAATACCGGTGAAACGGCACAAGATAGCTTTATTTACACGGTTTCCGATGGGACAGCTACTCAGACAGCTACGGTTACGGTCACTGTTGAGGGAGTAACCGACAATACGGCGGCTCCACCCAACTTTTTATCACCCCTTACCAACCCCTTCGGATTCTCCGATGTGGGATATGTTGCCTCGCCAACCTTCGCTGATATTGATGGAGATGGAGACCTCGATGTTTTTGTGGGGAATAACTATGGCGATACCTTCTACTATGAGAACACAGGTTCTAGCAGTAGTCCTAGCTTTGCTGCCCCCGTTACCAACCCCTTTGGACTCGATAATGTGGGATATTCTGCTTCCCCCACTTTCGCTGATCTCGATGGAGATGGGGATCTTGATGCGTTTGTAGGGAATTTTAAGGGCGATACCTTCTACTATGAGAACACAGGTACAGGTTCTAAGAGTAGCCCTAACTTTGTTGCCCCCCTTATCAACCCCTTTGGACTTTCCGATGTGGGAAATGTGGCCTCCCCCACCTTCGCTGATCTTGATGGAGATGGAGACCTCGATGCTTTTGTGGGGAATGGCTATGGCGATACTTTCTACTATGAGAACACAGGTTCTAGCAGTAGCCCTAGCTTTGCTGCCCCCCTTAGCAACCCCTTTGGACTCTCCGATGTGGGATATTTTGCTTCCCTCACCTTCGCTGATCTTGATGGAGATGGAGACCTCGATGCTTTTGTGGGGAATCGTGATGGCGATACTTTCTACTATGAGAACACAGGTTCTAAGAGTAGCCCTAGCTTTGCTGCCCCCCTTACCAACCCCTTCGGACTCGATAATGTGGGAAATGCTGCCTCCCCAACCTTAGCTGATCTCGATGGAGATGGAGATCTCGATGCTTTTGTGGGGAATTATAATGGCGATATCCTGTACTTCGAGAATGCTCCTGTTATTGCTAACCAACCCCCTGTAGCGGTTGATGACAGTGCTACTACCAATGAAGATACGGCGGTTAGCATCGGTGTACTGAGCAATGATACTGATGTTGATGGTAATCCTTTAAGTATCGATAGCTTTACCCAAGGCAATAGCGGCACTGTTACCCTCAACGATAACGGAACCCCAGGGGATACAACCGATGACTTGTTAGTTTACACGCCTAACGCTAACTTCAACGGTACAGACTCTTTCTCCTACACGATTTCTGACGGAAACGGAGGTACTAGCACCGCCACAGTTAATGTTACTGTTAACCCAGTTAATGATGCTCCTGTTGCCGTTAATAACAGCGCTACCACTAATGAAGATGCGGCGGTTAGCATCGGTGTACTGAGCAATGATACTGATGTTGATGGTAATCCTTTAAGTATCGATAGCTTTACCCAAGGCAATAGCGGCACTGTTACCCTCAACGATAACGGAACCCCAGGGGATACAACCGATGACTTGTTAGTTTACACGCCTAACGCTAACTTCAACGGTACAGACTCCTTCACCTACAGGATTTCTGACGGAAACGGAGGTACTAGCACCGCGACAGTTAATGTTACTGTTAACCCAGTTAATGATGCTCCTGTTGCCGTTAATAACAGTGCTACTACCAATGAAGATACGGCGGTTAGCATCGGTGTACTAAGCAATGATACTGATGTAGATGGTAATCCTTTAAGTATCGACAGCTTTACCCAAGGCAATAGCGGCACTGTTACCCTCAACAATAACGGAACCCCAGGAAATACAACCGATGACTTGTTAGTTTACACGCCTAACGCTAACTTCAACGGTACAGACTCCTTCACCTACAGGATTTCTGACGGAAACGGAGGTACTAGCACCGCCACAGTTAATGTTACTGTTAACCCAGTTAATGATGCTCCTGTTGCCGTTAATAACAGTGCTACCACCAATGAAGATACGGCGGTTAGCATCGGTGTACTAAGCAATGATACTGATGTAGAGGGCAATCCTTTAAGTATCGACAGCTTTACCCAAGGCAATAGCGGCACTGTTACCCTCAACAATAACGGAACTCCAGGGGATACAACCGATGACTTGTTAGTTTACACGCCTAACGCTAACTTCAACGGTACAGACTCTTTCTCCTACACGATTTCTGACGGAAACGGAGGTACTAGCACCGCGACAGTTAATGTTACCGTTAACCCAGTTAATGATGCTCCTGTTGCCGTCAATAACAGTGCTACCACTAATGAAGATGCGGCGGTTAGCATCGGTGTACTGAGCAATGATACTGATGTAGAGGGCAATCCTTTAAGTATCGACAGCTTTACCCAAGGCAATAGCGGCAGCGTTACCCTCAACAATAACGGAACCCCAGGAAATACAACCGATGACTTGTTAGTTTACACGCCTAACGCTAACTTCAACGGTACAGACTCCTTCACCTACAGGATTTCTGACGGAAACGGAGGTACTAGCACCGCGACAGTTAATGTTACTGTTAACCCAGTTAATGATGCTCCTGTTGCCGTCAATAACAGTGCTACCACTAATGAAGATACGGCGGTTAGCATCGGTGTACTAAGCAATGATACTGATGTAGAGGGCGATCCTTTAAGTATCGATAGCTTTACCCAAGGCAATAGCGGCACTGTTACCCTCAACAATAACGGAACTCCAGGGGATACAACCGATGACTTGTTAGTTTACACGCCTAACGCTAACTTCAACGGTACAGACTCCTTCTCCTACACCATTTCTGACGGAAACGGAGGTACTAGCACCGCGACAGTTAATGTTACTGTTAACCCAGTTAATGATGCTCCTGTTGCCGTTAATAACAGCGCTACCACTAATGAAGATACGGCGGTTAGCATCAGTGTACTGAGCAATGATACTGATGTTGATGGTAATCCTTTAAGTATCGATAGCTTTACCCAAGGAAATAGCGGCACTGTTACCCTCAACAATAACGGAACCCCAGGGGATACAACCGATGACTTGTTAGTTTACACGCCTAACGCTAACTTCAACGGTACAGACTCCTTCACCTACAGGATTTCTGATGGAAACGGAGGTACTAGCACCGCGACAGTTAATGTTACCGTTAACCCAGTTAATGATGCTCCTGTTGCCGTCAATGACAGCACTACCACTAACCAAAATACTCCTGTTACTATATCTGTGACTAGCCTTTTAGCTAATGATAGCGATGTGGATAGTTCTACATTAAGTATTACAGAGGTTAATAGCCTGGTCGGTGGTACAGCGACTCTCAATGATAACGGTACTCCTGCTAATACCAGCGATGATTTTATCGTCTTTGACCCCGCTAATAGCTTTACAGGGAATGGTACTTTTAGCTATACTCTGAGCGATGGTAGCCTTAGCAGTACCGCTACAGTGACGGTTAATGTAATTCCTGTTACTGGTTTAAACCTTAATGGCGGCAATGAGGATGATACTATCACTGGGGGCGCAGGAGATGATTACATTAACGGAAGCAATGGTAAAGATCTTCTTTACGGTTTAGCGGGTAATGATACCTTAATGGGTGGCAATGGCACTGATACCCTCTATGGCGGTGCCGGCAATGACCTGTTAAGTGGGGATGATAACGATTCTACAGGTAGTGGTAAAGATATCCTCTATGGAGGAGTCGGCAATGATACCCTTAATGGAGGCAATGGAGCAGATGATCTAACCGGAGGTCAGGGGAATGATCTTCTCATAGGAGGTAATGGTGCTGATAACTTCATCTTTAGCATCGGTGATGGTACAGATACTATTACTGACTTCCAAGATGGGATAGATAAAATAGGTCTGTCCGGGGGTTTAAGCTTTGGACAATTGACCATTACTGCTAGTGGTAGCAATACCCTAGTTAAGTTTGGTAGTGAAACCTTGGCTTCTCTGACTGGAATTAATTCTAGTCTCATTACCTCGGCGGATTTTGTGGTAATTTAG